In Candidatus Epulonipiscium sp., a single genomic region encodes these proteins:
- a CDS encoding MoxR family ATPase produces MNNGQEVLEKVINNIEKVIVGKKNAIELTLVALMCNGHVLIEDVPGVGKTSLVSSIAKSLNASFKRIQFTPDVLPSDITGFSIYNQKTGEFEFRPGAIMSHIILADEINRTSPKTQASLLEVMEENQVTVDGTTYPLPKPFMVLATQNPVEYLGTYPLPEAELDRFFMKFDIGYPTAGEEVEILINFQHKNPLKSLEDVASHEEISKIQEAVKQVYVDSALVNYIVNIVSETRRHPDVTLGASPRGSLSLFRAAQAWAFYKGRDYVIPDDIIKMAVPVLSHRVTIKQEAKLRNISSREIIEFIIHKKVKVPVIN; encoded by the coding sequence ATGAATAATGGACAAGAAGTATTAGAAAAAGTTATTAACAATATTGAAAAGGTTATTGTTGGTAAGAAAAATGCAATAGAATTAACCTTAGTAGCATTAATGTGTAATGGGCATGTCCTAATTGAAGATGTTCCGGGGGTGGGAAAAACTAGCCTTGTATCATCTATTGCAAAAAGCCTTAATGCCTCTTTTAAGAGAATCCAATTTACCCCCGATGTGCTTCCATCAGATATCACAGGATTTTCAATTTATAATCAAAAAACAGGGGAATTCGAATTTAGGCCTGGGGCTATAATGAGTCATATTATTTTAGCTGATGAAATTAATCGTACTTCCCCAAAGACTCAGGCAAGTCTCTTAGAGGTCATGGAGGAAAACCAAGTAACTGTCGATGGAACAACCTATCCCCTTCCTAAACCATTCATGGTATTAGCAACCCAAAATCCAGTAGAATATTTGGGTACATATCCCTTACCCGAAGCTGAGCTAGATAGATTTTTTATGAAGTTTGATATAGGTTATCCTACAGCTGGGGAAGAAGTAGAAATATTAATTAACTTTCAACATAAAAATCCTTTAAAAAGTTTGGAGGATGTAGCAAGTCATGAGGAAATTTCAAAAATACAGGAAGCAGTAAAACAAGTTTATGTAGATTCCGCACTAGTTAATTATATAGTTAATATTGTTAGCGAAACAAGAAGACATCCTGATGTCACTTTAGGGGCAAGCCCTAGGGGGTCCCTATCTTTATTTAGGGCTGCCCAGGCATGGGCTTTTTATAAAGGAAGAGATTATGTAATACCTGATGATATTATTAAGATGGCAGTCCCAGTATTATCCCATAGAGTCACTATAAAACAAGAAGCGAAGCTTAGAAACATATCTTCTAGGGAAATTATTGAATTTATTATTCATAAAAAAGTAAAAGTCCCCGTAATCAATTAG
- a CDS encoding DUF58 domain-containing protein yields MIRTKPIYLLIFPMIITFIYFFPGKIPSMFFYTVLFLVLVSFAYGALLYYCFKYTQTVDKKSIMKGEQINFKFSIHNEWLLLYPCIKIGFYGEDYTFNRQAKKITFTLGPFSHKEVNCQWECKYRGDYPIGIEYIEIKDILGIFSFYYYIREPREIKVYPRINFLTQFPMNTSYIHESDTIIKSDVEDMSSISDIRGYAYGDTLRKVHWKLTAKKNEWMVKNYDNTAQLFVVMFIDLKKNSYYAEQNLILEDQVVECIVTIVYYCLRNWIPVELVYYNEGIRMLKGRNSLDFKTFYDFMRGVKFNQDISLTDMMSMYLRKDIPKTNIILFTSNLEYKLYEQIYEARFVGYDIILIYISPKEIRKKGNEEEKSILKGLREIGVVVYEVQISDDIKQILGC; encoded by the coding sequence ATGATAAGAACTAAGCCTATTTATTTACTTATTTTCCCTATGATAATAACTTTTATATATTTTTTTCCTGGGAAAATACCCTCAATGTTTTTTTATACTGTGTTATTTTTAGTGCTAGTATCTTTTGCTTATGGGGCATTGCTTTATTACTGTTTTAAATATACGCAAACAGTTGATAAAAAAAGTATCATGAAAGGGGAACAAATCAATTTTAAATTTAGCATTCATAATGAATGGCTTCTCTTATATCCTTGCATAAAGATAGGATTTTATGGTGAGGATTATACTTTTAATAGACAGGCCAAAAAAATAACTTTTACATTGGGTCCTTTTAGCCATAAAGAAGTGAATTGCCAGTGGGAATGTAAGTATAGAGGAGATTATCCAATTGGAATAGAGTATATTGAAATAAAAGACATCCTAGGGATATTTTCTTTTTACTATTATATAAGGGAGCCAAGGGAAATAAAGGTGTATCCCCGAATAAATTTTCTTACCCAATTTCCTATGAACACATCATACATACATGAGTCAGATACCATCATAAAAAGTGATGTAGAGGATATGAGTAGCATATCAGATATAAGGGGATATGCTTATGGGGATACACTTAGGAAAGTTCATTGGAAATTAACAGCTAAGAAAAATGAATGGATGGTAAAAAACTATGATAATACCGCCCAACTCTTTGTAGTTATGTTTATAGATTTAAAGAAAAACTCATATTATGCAGAACAAAATTTAATTTTAGAAGATCAAGTGGTTGAATGCATTGTTACCATTGTCTATTACTGTCTTAGGAACTGGATTCCCGTAGAATTGGTTTATTACAATGAAGGGATACGGATGCTAAAGGGAAGGAATTCGCTAGACTTTAAAACCTTTTATGATTTTATGAGGGGGGTTAAATTTAACCAAGACATTAGTTTGACAGATATGATGAGTATGTATTTAAGAAAAGATATCCCGAAAACTAATATAATATTGTTTACATCCAATCTAGAATATAAGCTATACGAACAGATTTATGAGGCTAGATTTGTAGGCTATGATATTATATTGATTTATATCTCCCCTAAGGAAATAAGGAAAAAGGGGAATGAAGAAGAAAAAAGCATCTTAAAAGGATTAAGGGAAATAGGGGTTGTTGTTTATGAGGTGCAGATTAGTGATGATATAAAACAAATTTTGGGGTGTTAG